Genomic segment of Streptomyces longhuiensis:
CGGCGATCAACTCGTCGAGCTGAAGGGCGAGCAGTCGCCCGTCCGTCCCGAGCTCCACCACGTACTCGGCGATCTCGGTGGCGATGCGCCGCACCATCTCCAGCCGCTGCGCGACCGCGGTCACATCGCGCACGGTCACGAGATCCTCGATCTCGAGCGCGGAGAGCGTCCCGGCCACCTCGTCCAAGCGGAGCTTGTACCGCTCAAGAGTGGCGAGCGCCTGATTCGCACGCGACAGAATCGCGGCCGAGTCCTCGAGAACGCGCCGCTGCCCGTCCACGTAAAGGGCGATGAGCCGCATCGACTGCGACACCGAGACCACGGGGAAGCTGACCTGCTTGCTCACCCGGTCCGCGGTGCGGTGCCGCGTGCCCGTCTCCTCCGTGGGGATCGTGGGGTCGGGCACCAACTGGACGCCCGCCCGCAGGATCTTGGTGATGTCCTTGTCGATGACGATGCCGCCGTCGAGCTTGCACAGCTCGCGCAGGCGCGTCGCGGTGAACTCGACGTCCAGGATGAAACCGCCGGTACACATCGACTCGACGGTCTTGTCCCAGCCGAGAACGATGAGTCCGCCGGTGTTGCCGCGGAGGATTCGCTCGAGGCCGTCACGCAGCGCCGTACCGGGCGCGACCGCGCTCAGTGAGGCGCGCATCAGCCCATCGGCACCGGAGCTCCCGCCGGACTTGCCGGGAGCTGCTGCCCGGTCGTTGGCTGCCACTGCACTCCTCCGGTCGCAGATGTCGCAGATATCGCAGAAGTCCCAGATCTTGCGAAACGCGCAGATCTTGAATGCCCAGGGTTCGTACGCACGGGCGAGACCAGGGCAAAGTCTACCGGCGCTCCTCCGTCTCCCGTGGGGCCTCTCGGCGACGGCTCCTCGGCAGCACGCGCAGAGCATCCCCCATGTCGGCGACTTCGGTGACCTTCATACCGGCGGGCACCTTGCCGGGATCGCTCGGCACGAGGGCGTGGGTGAAGCCGAGCCGGTGC
This window contains:
- the disA gene encoding DNA integrity scanning diadenylate cyclase DisA — encoded protein: MAANDRAAAPGKSGGSSGADGLMRASLSAVAPGTALRDGLERILRGNTGGLIVLGWDKTVESMCTGGFILDVEFTATRLRELCKLDGGIVIDKDITKILRAGVQLVPDPTIPTEETGTRHRTADRVSKQVSFPVVSVSQSMRLIALYVDGQRRVLEDSAAILSRANQALATLERYKLRLDEVAGTLSALEIEDLVTVRDVTAVAQRLEMVRRIATEIAEYVVELGTDGRLLALQLDELIAGVEPERELVIRDYVPEPTAKRSRTVDEALFELDALTHAELLELPTVARALGYTGSPETLDSAVSPRGFRLLAKVPRLPGAIIDRLVEHFGGLQKLLAASVDDLQTVDGVGEARARSVREGLSRLAESSILERYV